A genomic region of Cannabis sativa cultivar Pink pepper isolate KNU-18-1 chromosome 1, ASM2916894v1, whole genome shotgun sequence contains the following coding sequences:
- the LOC115706971 gene encoding nuclear transcription factor Y subunit B-3 isoform X2: MERGAFHGYRKISNASSGTKLSEINGSRVNEISNTQSSADENECTVREQDRFMPIANVIRIMRKILPPHAKISDDAKETIQECVSEYISFITGEANERCQREQRKTITAEDVLWAMSKLGFDDYIEPLTLYLHRYRETEGDRTTIRGGGGGGAGGSGSDLVSSPFMKRLGSLDYSALAATGFAPNTAPFHNGFFGYFKDATGSTTASGAGGGSSQAAVANGEQIHGQYK; this comes from the exons ATGGAACGTGGAGCTTTTCATGGCTACCGCAAGATCTCCAATGCAAGCTCTg GAACCAAACTATCAGAAATCAACGGAAGCAGAGTAAACGAGATCAGCAACACCCAATCGAGCGCCGATGAGAACGAATGTACGGTTCGAGAACAAGATCGGTTCATGCCCATCGCGAACGTCATCCGAATCATGCGCAAGATACTTCCACCGCACGCCAAAATCTCTGACGATGCAAAGGAGACGATCCAGGAATGCGTTTCGGAATACATCAGCTTCATCACTGGAGAAGCCAACGAGCGATGCCAGCGGGAGCAGAGAAAGACCATAACCGCCGAGGATGTGCTGTGGGCCATGAGTAAGCTAGGCTTCGATGACTACATCGAGCCCCTCACACTCTACCTCCACCGCTACCGGGAGACCGAAGGCGATCGTACCACCATCaggggaggtggtggtggtggtgcagGTGGGAGTGGCTCTGATTTAGTTTCTTCTCCATTCATGAAGAGGCTCGGAAGCTTAGACTACTCAGCCTTAGCAGCCACGGGTTTTGCACCCAATACGGCACCGTTTCATAACGGGTTCTTTGGGTATTTCAAAGATGCTACTGGCTCTACTACTGCTTCCGGTGCTGGAGGTGGGTCGTCCCAGGCTGCGGTGGCCAATGGAGAACAAATACATGGGCAGTATAAatga
- the LOC115706971 gene encoding nuclear transcription factor Y subunit B-3 isoform X1 has product MERGAFHGYRKISNASSAGTKLSEINGSRVNEISNTQSSADENECTVREQDRFMPIANVIRIMRKILPPHAKISDDAKETIQECVSEYISFITGEANERCQREQRKTITAEDVLWAMSKLGFDDYIEPLTLYLHRYRETEGDRTTIRGGGGGGAGGSGSDLVSSPFMKRLGSLDYSALAATGFAPNTAPFHNGFFGYFKDATGSTTASGAGGGSSQAAVANGEQIHGQYK; this is encoded by the exons ATGGAACGTGGAGCTTTTCATGGCTACCGCAAGATCTCCAATGCAAGCTCTg cagGAACCAAACTATCAGAAATCAACGGAAGCAGAGTAAACGAGATCAGCAACACCCAATCGAGCGCCGATGAGAACGAATGTACGGTTCGAGAACAAGATCGGTTCATGCCCATCGCGAACGTCATCCGAATCATGCGCAAGATACTTCCACCGCACGCCAAAATCTCTGACGATGCAAAGGAGACGATCCAGGAATGCGTTTCGGAATACATCAGCTTCATCACTGGAGAAGCCAACGAGCGATGCCAGCGGGAGCAGAGAAAGACCATAACCGCCGAGGATGTGCTGTGGGCCATGAGTAAGCTAGGCTTCGATGACTACATCGAGCCCCTCACACTCTACCTCCACCGCTACCGGGAGACCGAAGGCGATCGTACCACCATCaggggaggtggtggtggtggtgcagGTGGGAGTGGCTCTGATTTAGTTTCTTCTCCATTCATGAAGAGGCTCGGAAGCTTAGACTACTCAGCCTTAGCAGCCACGGGTTTTGCACCCAATACGGCACCGTTTCATAACGGGTTCTTTGGGTATTTCAAAGATGCTACTGGCTCTACTACTGCTTCCGGTGCTGGAGGTGGGTCGTCCCAGGCTGCGGTGGCCAATGGAGAACAAATACATGGGCAGTATAAatga
- the LOC115707714 gene encoding trihelix transcription factor DF1 isoform X2 has product MEALAGDRLIPNSDDFPQLIAPFPEPTEDLIYAHPKTLIHSPDIITHRPISPPQKLRPIRCHARSPVSDVRGKVEPAETLAKGVSGDHLEPLDGEFDCAVKFETQRDVAGNGGNVSVAVNNPFQVGLGSFGEDWEMNGVERVVEDESSSSSDDEVNYSVENCKGVVEQKRRKSKRNIEHFLENMAMKVMEKQEEMHNQLIDMIKKMESERILREEAWKQIEVERMKRDELVRTQETSRSLALISFLQNLLGEDIQIPEPVSQPFMEENRVGSSTDAQADTKCNTENKRWPEAEIEALIALRTGLERKFQTTESKGCIWEEISVGMCSMGYNRTAKKCKEKWDNMNKYFKKPYVSGKKRSANGKTCPYFRSLESLYKNGAANSGNSNSTPNNEDEVKCEKESGESLYTG; this is encoded by the exons ATGGAGGCTTTGGCCGGCGACCGGCTAATACCCAACTCTGACGACTTTCCTCAGCTTATTGCTCCTTTCCCGGAGCCGACTGAGGACCTCATTTACGCCCATCCCAAGACTCTGATTCATTCTCCGGACATCATCACTCACCGTCCGATTTCACCTCCCCAGAAACTCCGCCCTATTCGGTGCCACGCCCGGTCCCCGGTTTCTGATGTTCGGGGCAAGGTTGAGCCCGCAGAAACCCTAGCCAAGGGGGTTTCAGGCGACCACTTGGAACCCCTTGACGGAGAGTTTGACTGCGCCGTCAAATTTGAAACCCAGAGAGATGTCGCTGGTAACGGTGGGAACGTCTCCGTTGCGGTGAATAACCCGTTTCAGGTCGGGTTGGGTTCGTTTGGGGAAGATTGGGAGATGAATGGTGTCGAACGTGTAGTGGAGGACGAGTCTAG TTCTTCTTCTGATGATGAAGTTAATTATTCAGTAGAAAATTGTAAAGGAGTTGTTGAGCAGAAGAGAAGAAAATCCAAAAGGAATATTGAGCATTTTCTTGAAAATATGGCGATGAAAGTTATGGAGAAACAAGAAGAGATGCACAATCAGCTAATAGACATGATAAAGAAGATGGAGAGCGAGAGAATATTGAGAGAAGAAGCTTGGAAACAAATAGAGGTGGAAAGGATGAAAAGGGATGAGTTGGTAAGAACCCAGGAAACATCTCGAAGCTTAGCTCTCATTTCGTTTCTCCAGAACTTGTTGGGTGAAGACATTCAAATCCCTGAACCAGTATCTCAACCATTCATGGAAGAAAATAGGGTAGGTAGTAGTACTGATGCTCAAGCAGATACCAAATGCAATACGGAGAATAAAAGATGGCCAGAAGCGGAAATAGAAGCCCTTATAGCTCTTCGAACTGGTTTAGAACGCAAGTTTCAAACTACAGAATCCAAAGGATGCATTTGGGAGGAGATTTCAGTTGGTATGTGTAGTATGGGCTATAACAGAACAGCAAAAAAGTGTAAAGAGAAATGGGACAACATGAACAAATATTTCAAGAAACCTTATGTTAGTGGGAAGAAGCGTTCTGCCAATGGTAAGACCTGTCCATATTTCCGAAGCTTGGAATCACTTTACAAAAATGGAGCTGCAAATTCAGGAAACAGCAATAGTACCCCAAACAATGAGGATGAAGTCAAATGTGAAAAGGAGTCTGGAGAGTCGCTTTACACCGGTTAG
- the LOC115707714 gene encoding trihelix transcription factor DF1 isoform X1, translating to MEALAGDRLIPNSDDFPQLIAPFPEPTEDLIYAHPKTLIHSPDIITHRPISPPQKLRPIRCHARSPVSDVRGKVEPAETLAKGVSGDHLEPLDGEFDCAVKFETQRDVAGNGGNVSVAVNNPFQVGLGSFGEDWEMNGVERVVEDESRIFTVLSSSSDDEVNYSVENCKGVVEQKRRKSKRNIEHFLENMAMKVMEKQEEMHNQLIDMIKKMESERILREEAWKQIEVERMKRDELVRTQETSRSLALISFLQNLLGEDIQIPEPVSQPFMEENRVGSSTDAQADTKCNTENKRWPEAEIEALIALRTGLERKFQTTESKGCIWEEISVGMCSMGYNRTAKKCKEKWDNMNKYFKKPYVSGKKRSANGKTCPYFRSLESLYKNGAANSGNSNSTPNNEDEVKCEKESGESLYTG from the exons ATGGAGGCTTTGGCCGGCGACCGGCTAATACCCAACTCTGACGACTTTCCTCAGCTTATTGCTCCTTTCCCGGAGCCGACTGAGGACCTCATTTACGCCCATCCCAAGACTCTGATTCATTCTCCGGACATCATCACTCACCGTCCGATTTCACCTCCCCAGAAACTCCGCCCTATTCGGTGCCACGCCCGGTCCCCGGTTTCTGATGTTCGGGGCAAGGTTGAGCCCGCAGAAACCCTAGCCAAGGGGGTTTCAGGCGACCACTTGGAACCCCTTGACGGAGAGTTTGACTGCGCCGTCAAATTTGAAACCCAGAGAGATGTCGCTGGTAACGGTGGGAACGTCTCCGTTGCGGTGAATAACCCGTTTCAGGTCGGGTTGGGTTCGTTTGGGGAAGATTGGGAGATGAATGGTGTCGAACGTGTAGTGGAGGACGAGTCTAG AATCTTCACTGTTCTCAGTTCTTCTTCTGATGATGAAGTTAATTATTCAGTAGAAAATTGTAAAGGAGTTGTTGAGCAGAAGAGAAGAAAATCCAAAAGGAATATTGAGCATTTTCTTGAAAATATGGCGATGAAAGTTATGGAGAAACAAGAAGAGATGCACAATCAGCTAATAGACATGATAAAGAAGATGGAGAGCGAGAGAATATTGAGAGAAGAAGCTTGGAAACAAATAGAGGTGGAAAGGATGAAAAGGGATGAGTTGGTAAGAACCCAGGAAACATCTCGAAGCTTAGCTCTCATTTCGTTTCTCCAGAACTTGTTGGGTGAAGACATTCAAATCCCTGAACCAGTATCTCAACCATTCATGGAAGAAAATAGGGTAGGTAGTAGTACTGATGCTCAAGCAGATACCAAATGCAATACGGAGAATAAAAGATGGCCAGAAGCGGAAATAGAAGCCCTTATAGCTCTTCGAACTGGTTTAGAACGCAAGTTTCAAACTACAGAATCCAAAGGATGCATTTGGGAGGAGATTTCAGTTGGTATGTGTAGTATGGGCTATAACAGAACAGCAAAAAAGTGTAAAGAGAAATGGGACAACATGAACAAATATTTCAAGAAACCTTATGTTAGTGGGAAGAAGCGTTCTGCCAATGGTAAGACCTGTCCATATTTCCGAAGCTTGGAATCACTTTACAAAAATGGAGCTGCAAATTCAGGAAACAGCAATAGTACCCCAAACAATGAGGATGAAGTCAAATGTGAAAAGGAGTCTGGAGAGTCGCTTTACACCGGTTAG
- the LOC115704561 gene encoding nudix hydrolase 2 has protein sequence MKFYNLVFETYVPTTTYMQTELIFCYIFLLCSFYICSFLKRFQEQKSNDHWSSCNFNIRRPMALEQIAEVVQNGKILDAIEDEFNGVIVEVNEPMDPKLFHSKLKTSVSHWRQQGKKGVWIKLPIKLVSLVEPAVNEGFWYHHAEPTYIMLVYWIPKSGNTIPANATHRVSIGAFVMNQKREVLVVKEKIGKTLKGMWKFPTGTADEGEDVCDAAVREVKEETGIDTEFVEILSFKQSHKALFGKSEIFFVCILRPKTFDIQIQELEIEAAMWMPLEEYITQKYVQSNEFMKDITEKYKEKVDLDEVHTEFSIIKKKFTQNFLLSLRALVSSLK, from the exons ATGAAGTTTTACAATCTAGTTTTTGAAACGTACGTCCCCACCACTACatatatgcaaactgaattaatcttttgttatatttttttgttgtgctCCTTCTATATATGCAGTTTTCTTAAAAGATTTCAAGAACAAAAGTCGAACGATCACTGGTCTAGTTGCAACTTCAATATTCGTCGACCAATGGCTCTAGAACAAATAGCTGAAGTAGTCCAAAATGGAAAAATACTTGATGCAATTGAAGATGAATTTAATGGTGTCATCGTTGAAGTGAATGAACCAATGGATCCTAAACTCTTTCATTCAAAACTCAAAACGTCGGTTTCGCATTGGAGACAGCAG GGAAAAAAAGGTGTTTGGATCAAATTGCCTATTAAACTAGTGAGTCTCGTTGAACCTGCAGTCAAT GAAGGATTTTGGTATCACCACGCTGAACCAACGTACATAATGCTAGTGTACTGGATTCCTAAAAGTGGCAACACTATTCCTGCAAATGCCACACACCGAGTTAGTATTGGTGCATTTGTCATGAACCAAAAAAGAGAG GTGTTAGTTGTAAAGGAAAAGATAGGAAAGACGTTGAAGGGTATGTGGAAGTTCCCTACTGGAACTGCTGACGAG GGAGAAGATGTATGTGATGCTGCTGTGAGAGAAGTGAAAGAAGAAACTGGA ATTGACACGGAGTTTGTGGAAATACTTTCTTTCAA GCAAAGCCATAAGGCATTGTTTGGGAAGTCAGAAATTTTCTTTGTGTGCATACTACGACCCAAAACCTTTGACATACAGATACAGGAATTAGAGATAGAGGCAGCAATG TGGATGCCATTGGAGGAGTATATAACTCAAAAATACGTCCAAAGTAACGAGTTCATGAAAGACATCACAGAAAAATACAAAGAAAAAGTGGATCTTGATGAAGTTCACACTGAATTttcaatcataaaaaaaaagttcacaCAGAATTTTCTCCTCTCCTTGCGGGCTCTGGTTTCATCGTTGAAGTAA
- the LOC115704882 gene encoding nuclear transcription factor Y subunit B-3: MADSDNDSGGPNSASPREQDRFLPIANVSRIMKKALPANAKISKDAKETVQECVSEFISFITGEASDKCQREKRKTINGDDLLWAMTTLGFEDYVDPLKIYLQKFREMEGEKTAGATLGRGQGGDSGGSDDHGSFAANSGGGGMYGHSSNISTSGVQSTGMMMMMGQHHHHHHHQQQYHHMFGSSSDGGSGTSTGRPR; this comes from the coding sequence ATGGCTGACTCGGACAACGACTCGGGTGGTCCAAACTCGGCATCTCCACGAGAACAGGACAGGTTTCTTCCGATTGCTAACGTGAGCCGGATAATGAAGAAGGCTTTACCGGCGAACGCAAAGATCTCTAAAGACGCGAAAGAGACAGTTCAGGAGTGTGTTTCTGAGTTCATAAGCTTCATAACTGGAGAAGCTTCAGACAAGTGTCAACGCGAGAAGAGAAAGACGATCAACGGTGACGATCTGCTCTGGGCCATGACCACTTTGGGATTCGAAGACTACGTTGATCCTCTCAAGATTTACCTCCAAAAGTTTCGGGAGATGGAGGGAGAAAAGACTGCTGGAGCCACCCTAGGCCGCGGTCAGGGCGGCGATAGTGGCGGCTCTGATGATCATGGTAGCTTCGCAGCCAACTCTGGTGGTGGTGGTATGTACGGTCACAGTAGTAATATTAGTACTAGTGGAGTTCAGTCAACggggatgatgatgatgatgggtcaacaccatcatcatcatcatcaccaacaACAATACCATCATATGTTTGGATCATCATCTGATGGTGGTAGTGGAACCTCCACTGGTAGACCTAGGTAG